The genomic stretch ATTTTTATTATGGAAAAAAAGATTCCGAATTATAAAAGGATCTATACAGATATTATTCTTGAGAAATATCCTGAGAAGTTTGAAACTTGTCGCACAATTTTGAATAAAAACTTTTTGTCTGCATTAGATGTTATTAAGCTGAATAAAATGATTTTTGGGTTTGAAGATGTAAGGGTAAAAGAATTTAATCAAAAACACAGGTCCTACGATGAACTGACGATTCTGGAAATTTTAAAATTTCAAAAAGAAAATGGTTATAATAATTCCCAGACTGCTATCCAGTTTAAGATAAGCAGGAACTCGCTGGCCAAATGGAAAAAAATATTTCCTCTGCAATGAGGATGCTATTGTAATCAAAATGATTGAGAATGATACTAAAAGTATCATTCTTTTTTTTGTTTAAAAATGAGTTTTAGTTTTAGATAATTGATAATGATATTTGTCATATTTAAGAAATTAATAATTCTTTAAATGCTTTGTCTTAATGACTTTTAATAAAATCTAGTGTTAATTTTTGAAAAATTATTATAAAAAAATAGATAAGTCTACTTGTTTTGTAGACTAAAAGTTTATAGCTTTGCAACCATATTTCGATCGGCTTATAAAGAAAGATGGAGGGAACTGACCCTGCGATATCTTGACAACCTGCATTATGTAAGGTGTTACATTCAGCCTTTAAAGGAAAAATAAGCATTTGGTTTATCGTATTTATCGATGCCCTTTGCTGACTTTTCAGTAAAGGGCAAAATTTTAATATATGGTAAACAAAATTGATTATGATTAATAAAAGTCTATTTAATTCTAAAGTTTGGATTCCGCCAGTTGCTGTTTTTTTTCTTGGAATTGTAAGCGTAGGTGCCCAAAATTCCAACCCCAAAAAAGATACGCTTAAAGAAAAGGAAATTGATGAAGTTGTTGTGGTTGCCTATGGAAAGGCAAAAAGAAACAGTTATACTGGTTCAGTTGCAACGATTTCCAGTGATAAAATCAATAACAGACCTGTAACCAATGTGACCAAAGCATTGGAGGGGCAGGTGCCCGGAATTCAGGTTACCGGTGCATCAGGACAGCCTGGAGCAGTCTCTACCATCCGAATCAGAGGAGTAGGTTCGGTAGGTGCTTCAAGTGAACCTTTATATGTTGTGGACGGAATTCCTTTTGATGGAAATATCAATGCAATCAGCCCTAACGATATAGAATCTATCAGCGTTCTGAAAGATGCTACAGCAAGTGCTTTATACGGTTCAAGAGGGGCAAACGGAATCATTATCATTACCACAAAATCAGGTAAAAAGGGAGAGGCAAGAGTAAATCTTAATATCAGTCAGGGATTCTCAGGAAGAGCTGTAAAAGATTACGAGCAGGTGAATACGGATCAGTACTTCCAATTGTATTGGGAAGCCATGAGAAACGGATACCAATCAGGCTCAATATCTGCACAACAGGCGGGACAAATGGCGACGGATAATATTATTTCTAATTTGGGAATCAATCCTTATGGTGCTAACTATCCAAAACCTATAGGAACTGATGGGAAATTATTGCCGGGAGCCAAAGCTTTATGGAATGATGACTGGAGAGATATTTTGCAGAGAGTTGCTTCCAGAAACCAGGTTGATCTCGATATCAGTGGTGGAAGTGAAAAAAGTAATTATTTCTTTTCATTAGGATATCTGGATGATAAAGGGATGGCCATTGAGTCTGGATTTAAAAGATATAATACAAGGTTAAAGCTCAATTCTGAGGTGAAAAGCTGGCTGAATGTTGGGGTTAATTTAAGCTATACCAACAGTATTCAACAGGCTCCGACTTCTTCTGATTCCAAATCAAGTAATATTATTCAGGCTGCGAGAGCAATTCCTTCTTTCTATCCTTATTATGAAAGAAATCCTGATGGTTCTTATGTATTGGATGCTGAAGGAAACAAGGTGTATGATTTTGGAAGATACAGGCCTACTGCAGCCCTTCAGAATCAAAATCAGGCAGCGAGTTTACCTCTGGATAAAAATGAAAATAAGATTGATAACTTTTCAGGAAAAGGATTTATGGAATTTACGTTCATCCCTGAACTGAAATTTAGATCCAGTTTTTCTGTTGATGTGGTGAGTTATAATGAACATTATTATACCAATCCTCTTCTCGGACAAGGAAAAGAGACAGGAGGTTCAGTATCTAAATCCAACAGTAGAACTCTTTCTTATACAACCAGTAATATTCTAACTTACGATAAGAGGTTTGGAAAGCACCATATTAATGTTTTGGGAGGTCAAGAATTTTATAAATATGATTACCAAATCATTTCCGGTAGCAGACAAGGTTTTTCCTTACCTAATTACTATGAGCCTGATGCAGCCTCTTTGTTAGTAAGTTTTGGAGGTAAAAGTGATCGGCTGAGCTTACTAAGTTTCCTTGGAAAGGTTGAGTATGATTTTGATAATAAATATTTTTTATCCGCATCAACACGAGCAGACAGCTCTTCAAGATTTGCAAAAGATAACAGATGGGGTACATTCTGGTCTGTGGGAGGATCTTGGAAACTTTCAAGTGAAGAGTTTATCAGAAATTTGGATTTCTTCAATCTGTTGACATTGCGTGCGAGTTATGGAGGGCAGGGGAATGATAAACTACAAAAGCCAAACGGTTCGGCTCTGTATTATGCTTATCAGGAATTATATAGGGATTTCCCTCTTGCAGGTGAACCCGGAAAAACATTGGAAAAAGTAGGAACTCCTAATCTGATATGGGAAACCAACCTTAACCTGAACGTAGGGCTAGAGTTTGCAATCCTTAATAACAGGATTAAGGGTAACGTAGAGTATTTTGAAAGAAAAAGTAAAGATCTTCTGTTTAATGTACCGGTAGCACCGTCTTTAGGGATTAGTGACTATCCTGCCAATGTAGGAACGATAAAGAATACAGGTTTTGAATTTTCATTGTTCACAACCCCTATTAAAACGAGTGATTTCCAGTGGAATGTTGATATTAACCTGAGTACTTTAAATAATAAAATTACAAAATTACCTGGGGGACCACTTGTCGTAGGAACAACTAAGCAGTTAAACTTAGGGGGTTCTGTATATGATTTTTATCTTCAGGAGTGGGCTGGGGTAGATCCAAGTAACGGAAAGCCATTGTGGAAAACGATTACAAAGGATGCTAACGGAAATATGGTAGAAGGAACAACTTCAGAATATGCCAAGGCAACGAAAATATTACAGGGTTCTGCTTTGCCTAAATTAACAGGAGGAGTTAGCACAAGTATTACTTATAAAGATTTTGATTTCTCAGCATTATTAACATTTAAGATTGGCGGAAAGATTCTGGATACAGATTATGCTTCGATCCTTCACAGTGGGAACTTAGGCGGTCGTGCATGGGGAACGGAAATGTTGAATAGATGGACTCCGGAAAATCCTTATACAGATGTACCTGCTTTAAGCACGAAAACGAATAACTGGACTTCACAATCTACAAGATTCCTTTATTCAGGAACGTATGCAAGACTTAAAAATGTGAGTTTAGGATATACACTTCCTGCTGATTACTTTGAAACCATTGGGCTGAAGAAATTCAGAATCTATGTGCAGGCAGAGAACCTTCTGACCTTCTATAAACATAAAGGGATGGACCCTGAACAGGCGTTGGACGGAACAACGTACTACAGATACCCGGCAATGAGAACAATCACTTTTGGTCTTCAGGCAACGTTTTAACCTTTAAAAATTTGAAACAATGAAAAATTTTAAATATTTATCTTTTGCTTTAATAGGATTATGGTCACTCACAAGTTGTGAAAGTGAGATGGATACAGCTCCTACAGATCAGGCTAACAGTGTGGAAGTTTTCAAAACTGCTGAAAGTGCAGAAACTGTTATCAACGGAACCTGGGCAAAATTCAATAATGACGGAACTACTTTTGCAAATATCGGATACTCAACTGTTTTAAGAGCAAGTGATGCGATGGGGAGTGATGTGGCTGTATTAACTAATAAATATGGTTTCTCTTCTACTTACGATTTTACAGAAATGGTGAATAATACAGTTGGTCGCCCTTTATTTATCTGGACGATGTTGTATTCCACCATCAATAATATGAATAATGTTATTGCAAAAATTGATGCTTCAGAAGGAAGTCAGGCTAAAAAAGACCAGGTAAAAGGTCAGGCAAAAGCTTTGCGTGCTTTTTGTTATCTGAATATTGCCAGCTTTTATCAGTTCAGTTACCTTAAAGATAAGTCAGCATTAGTAGCTCCGATTTATACGGAACCTTCAACAACAGGTTCTGCTCCAAAAAAAAAATCCAGTCTTGAGGATGTTTATACTTTAATTAAAAATGACCTTACAGATGCGGATAATTTGTTAAAGAACTATACCAGAAACAACAAAGATAAAATTAACCGTAACGTAGTGAACGGTATTTTAGCAAGAGTATATCTGAATACAGGGGAGTGGAGTAAAGCTGCGGCAGCTGCAAAAACAGCCAGAGAAGGTTTTGCGTTGATGACTCCGGAAAAGTATAAAGAAGGATTCAATGACATTAATAATGGGGAATGGATCTGGGGACATGCACAGACTCAGGAAATGTCAGATGCAAGTTATGCTTTCCATTATCTGGATGTATCTTCATCAGGAAGTTATTACTACAGCTTTATGGCAGACCCTTATTTTAAAAAGCTGTTTGATTCCAATGATATCAGATCTCAATTATTCTCATGGGATGGTCTTCCGGGAAGAGAAGGATTGTTGAGATATGCTAAGTTCAAATTTAAGTCTACTCTTATTGCGGATATTGTCTATATGAGAGCCGCTGAAATGTATCTGATTGAGGCAGAATCGGAAGCAAGAAATGGAAATGTAACTCAGGCGGTAACTGTTTTAAATCAACTGAGAGCTGCCAGAAATGCGGATGCTTACACAGGATCGTTGGCTCAGAATGATGTGGTAAAAGAAATCTTAATTGAAAGAAGAAAAGAATTGTTTGGAGAAGGATTCTCGCTTTCCGATATTATCAGAACGCAGGGAACCGTAGAAAGAAAACCGTTTACAGATGCGGAAGGAAAGCCAATCAAAGTTCAGGTAACAACCCCTAACGGAACTGTAAAAACCGTTGATGGGAAAGGACACACTGTTTTTGATCTTCCGAACAAGACTCCGTTTGTTCCGAACAGTCCTTATTATTTATTCAGTATTCCACTGAAAGAGATTGAAAATAATCCCAATTTATAATCTACAGCCATATTAGATTTGATTTTTTAACCACTGCTTTTGCGGTGGTTTTTTGTTGTATAGCTTTGTTTGTAAATTAAATTGCTGCCTTAAAATGAGGCAGCAATTTATCATTATTAGAGTGAAAATATTCTGTTTATACTGAACTTGCTATAGACTTTGAGAAAAAGTAATACAATTCTATTTTTATCAAAGAGTCTATCATAGACCTCATCTTCCAAAATTTCAATATCTATAATTCTTATTACTTCTGGGTCTCATGAGGTTTCGTGAAAAATATTTTCTTTTACATCTATCCTTTTTTCGTTAAGAGCTGTTGTACTTGCTTTTTTAATTCTTTAATTTCCTCAGACTGAGATTTCAACACCTTATTTTCTTCCTGGAGTTGAGTAAGTTTTTCAGATTGAGATTTCAATTGTTTATTCTGTTCAATTGAGTAAAGGGTAAGTTCTTCTATTTTTTGCAGGAGTTTAATTTGAAATTCCCCTACATTTACCCCTTCTTTTTCCATTATTGTTGCAGCAGCAATTTCAGGAAGATGCTTTTTTTCTTTGATGTGCTTTTCAATATCTTCCAGCGTTGGGAGATTGTAATTTTCATCAAATACAAAATCTGCTGTTGGCGTTAGGGTTACTTTAATTTCTTTTGTTTCAAGTTTACCTTGTAATGATGCATTGCCATTGGGATAAAGAGTAAAAGACTGTTGTTTTATACCAGTGTTGGACACTAAATTAAAGTTGATCTCATTATCCAGTAATCTGATATAAGAACCCCCTTTTGAAGAATTGAGTCTCTCCATGCTTAACCCATTTTCATAATTTTTTATATTATTTCCAATACCAACTCCTGAATATGTCAACCCTGGCTCAGAAGCCCAAAGCATTAAATCGGCAGGTGCATTGCTGCCATTATCAGCATGTACCAGGATAATAGTGCCGGCATGTTTTCCGTGAATAGAAAATTTTTCCTGAGGTGAACTGGTGTTGATCCCAACATTTCCATTGTCTGCTAAAAATAAAGGGACATCACAAATGCCAGCACCACATGGGTTTATGGCATCATATCTCATAAACGCCAGTCCTTTTGCCCACGTATTTCCTTTCCATATACTCCATTCTTTTACCTGACCAGATTGTGTATAAGAGTCATCAATAAATCTTAATCCAGTTGGAATATAGCCACCATTACCTCTAATAATAGGAATACTACTGTTAGCATTAATATCAAGGCTTCCTTCAGGAGTACTGGTACCAATACCAATATAATTATTTGATGAAGTCTGTACAGTGCCAGAAGGTGTATAAAGCTGGGATGAAGCCAATGATGATACCAATAACGTCATCGATAATAGTGTTGTTTTCATAAGTATTTATTTTTTATTTTTTTTTAAACTGATATTGAAATTGCTTATTTTTTCTGATTGTATATCCTCAGGTTTGACCAATATGATAGACTAGGATCACCCCAATTTTAAATGGAAATAAAAAATCTATGGATATGATTAATCTTAAAAATCAGAGACTGATTATCCGTAGTCATAATATTTACAGAATTGTTTGTTCCCGAATTTCCGGCTGTATTTCAGCTTTATAGACAAATACAGGATATAGCTATACTCAAAACCCATATTAATACCGGTTTTATATAGTAGTAAATAAAGCTATTTTTAAATTGAAAATGTGGAAGTAATTCCTATTGTGTGTGAATTGTTGTCTCTCTTTAATAATGGCTATATGTTTTTTTGCAAAGGTAATAAATGGCTATTTGAAAATGCAATTAACTTTTTATTAATCGGTGTTTTTGTTAAAGTTTGTAAATTTATTGGTTATATTAAATGATACAAAATGATCGTGGTTGTTTTTTGAAATAAATAACAGTTTAGTGATAAATAGGGTGCTTGAAAAATCTATAAAGATGAAAATATTTTGATTTTTATCATATTTTTAAAATGTAGAGATCTGCCTGTTTTATAAAAAAACTTTACCTTTGCTACAATGAACCTGTTAAGATGGATATTGGCAATTTATTTCATGGCGTTATCATTGATGCCCTGTGAAGACGTGTCCCATCCATTGAATTCAGGAAACAAAGGAATTTCTTTAAGTATTTCTGAGACGCATTCTACCGACAAAGGAGATATCTGCTCACCACTATGTGCTTGCAGCTGCTGTCAAATGACGGTTTCAGCATTTAAAATGGATCCATTACTGGAACTCCCTGAGCAGGTTCCTGCTTATTTTTCAAAGAAAATCTTATTTCATAAAAACGACTTTGCCTATCAGGTATACGATCCTATCTGGCAACCTCCTAAAATTTAATTTTATTGACTGTTAGAAAGTTATACTTTCTAAGCCTACTTGAAACTTTGCAATACCATTGCAGAGGTTTTCAGGATATTTTTGCTGCAGTATTTTATACTGTATGCCTATATTTTCAATAAAATTAAATAAGAATCGTGTTAGATAAAATCATAAAATTCAGTATCAAGAACAAGGCTGTCATTGGTATAATGACCTTGGTATTGGTTATTTGGGGAACATGGAGTGCTACCAAGTTACCCATTGATGCCGTTCCGGATATTACCAACAACCAGGTTCAGATCATTACTTCCTGTCCTACACTGGCAGGACAGGAAGTAGAACAGTTGGTTACTTTCCCCATTGAGCAGAGTATTGCAAACGTTCCCGACATTCAGGAAACAAGAAGTATTTCCAGATTTGGACTCTCTGTTATTACAGTAGTTTTCAAGGAAAATGTAGATGTTTACTTTGCCAGACAGCTCATCAATGAACAGTTAAAAAATGCAGTTGAGGAAATTCCCAAAGGAGTAGGAACTCCGGAACTGGCTCCTGTAAGTACAGGTCTTGGAGAAGTATATCAATATATTCTTCACCCTAAAAAGGGAAGCGAAAAAAAATATAACGCTAAGGAACTAAGAACCATGCAGGACTGGATTGTTCGTAGACAGCTTAACGGAACACCAGGGGTTGCCGAGATCAACAGTTTTGGAGGAGAGTTAAAACAATATGAAGTTGCCATTGATCCTAACCGATTGAAGGCGATGGGAACCAGCATTACTGAAATATTTACAGCGCTGGAAAAAAATAATCAAAATACGGGAGGAGCATATATTGATAAAAAGCCCAATGCTTATTTCATCCGTGGAATAGGGCTGGTAACATCTCTTGAAGATATTAAAAATATAGCTGTTAAAAATGAAACAGGTAGCGTTCCTATTTTCATTAAAGATGTTGCAGATGTACGTTTAGGTAGTGCAGTACGTTATGGAGCCTTAACCTATGACGGAAAAGTAGATGCTGTGGGGGGAGTAGTGATGATGCTAAAAGGAGCCAACAGCAATGAAGTGGTAAATAATATCAAAGCGAAAATACCTACCATTCAGAAATCTCTTCCGGATGATGTGGTGATAGAGCCATTTTTGGACAGAACAGACTTGGTAGGAAGGGCAATCAGTACCGTTGAGAAAAACCTGATTGAAGGAGCCCTGATCGTTATTTTTGTTCTTGTTGTCTTCCTTGGAAATCTGAGAGCAGGACTTATTGTGGCTTCGGCCATTCCGCTTTCCCTTCTATTTGCCTTGGGAATGATGAATGTCTTTGGGGTAAGTGCCAACCTAATGAGCCTTGGTGCAATAGACTTTGGATTAATTGTTGACGGAGCAGTTATCATTGTTGAAGCAACACTCCACCATTTAGGCGTAAGAAAATCAATGCGGACTTTAACGCAGTCTGAAATGGATGAAGAAGTATTCCTTTCCGCATCAAAGATCAGAAGCAGTGCGGCTTTCGGGGAAATTATCATTCTGATTGTATACATTCCGATTCTTACTTTGGCTGGTGTAGAAGGTAAAATGTTTACCCCAATGGCTAAAACAGTAGGATTTGCCATCCTTGGGGCATTAATTCTTTCATTGACTTATATTCCGATGATGAGCGCCTTGTTTTTATCTAAAAAAGTATCGCATAAAGAAACTTTCTCAGATAAAATGATGAATTATCTTCAGAAAATCTATCAGCCATTATTACAGAAAGCTATTAAAGTAAAATATATTGTTGTTTCAGTAACAGTAGCCGTTTTTGTGATCGCAGCATTTGTCTTTAAAAATATGGGGGGGGAATTTATTCCGCAATTACAGGAAGGAGATTTTGCATTCCATTGTATTTTGCCACAGGGAAGTTCACTCAGTCAGAGTATAGAAACTTCAATGCAGGCTTCCAGAATCATCAAGCAGTTTGATGAGGTGAAAATGGTAGTAGGGAAAACCGGATCTGCCGAAGTTCCTACAGATCCAATGCCACCAGAAGCTACAGATATGATTGTGGTATTAAAGCCTCAAAGTGAATGGAAAACCAAAAAATCTTATAATGAGCTGGCTGATGAGATCAGTGAAAAACTGGAAACCATTCCCGGAGTATTTTTTGAAAAAAATCAGCCTATTCAGATGCGTTTTAATGAATTGATGACAGGGGTCAGACAGGATGTTGCAGTGAAGATCTTTGGCGAAAATTTAGATTCATTGGCGGTGTATGCGGATAAGGTTGGAAAGATTATTCAAACCGTTGATGGAGCTACTGCGCCACAGATTGAAAGGGTAAGTGGTCTTCCTCAGATCAATGTACAATATGACAGAACAAGAATTGCCAATTATGGATTGAATATTGAAGATGTCAACAACGCGGTAAGTACTGCGTTTGCAGGAAAAGCTGCCGGACAGGTTTTTGAAAATGAAAGACGTTTTGATCTGGTAGTCCGTTTAGACAGTCTTCACAGAACGGATATTTCAGATGTAAATAACCTGATGATAACCTCAGCCACCGGAGCTCAGATTCCTTTGTCACAAGTTGCAAATGTGAATTATAAGCTTGGCCCGGCGCAGATCAGCCGTGAACAGGGAAAACGTAGGATCGTAATAGGTTTTAACGTTAAAGGACGCGATGTGGAAAGTGTGGTAAAGGATATTCAGACCAAGCTTGATAAAGTAAAATTACCATCCGGATACTACTTTACGTATGGTGGACAGTTTGAAAATCTTCAGGAAGCCAGTAAGCGTCTGATGATCGCAGTTCCAGTATCATTGTTGCTTATTTTTATGTTGCTGTATTTTACGTTTAAATCATTCAAGCAGGCTGCTTTGATCTTTACAGCTATTCCGATGAGTGCTATCGGAGGTGTCTTTGCTCTTTTGGTGAGAGATATGCCATTCAGTATCAGTGCCGGAATTGGGTTCATTGCTCTGTTTGGAGTTGCAGTACTTAACGGAATTGTACTAATCGGAACCTTTAACCAGTTGGAAAAAGAAGGGGAAGCCGATATTTTAAAACGAGTTTTTGAAGGAACTAAAACCAGATTAAGACCCGTTCTGATGACAGCGACAGTAGCTTCATTAGGATTTTTACCAATGGCTATTTCTACAGGAGCAGGAGCAGAAGTACAGAAGCCTTTGGCAACCGTAGTAATTGGAGGTTTGGTAACGGCTACCTTCCTTACACTATTCGTTTTGCCAATGCTCTACATTATTTTTAATACAAAGATTTTGAAAAGAAAAAATAATAATCCCCAATCATTTACCCTTATTCTTGTACTTGGATTAATGATGCTGGGACAAAACTTTAATGCTCAGTCCAGACCAATATCTGCGGAAGAAGCGGTGCAAATGGCGATCAACAATAATTTAACCTTACAGTCAAAGGAACTAAGTATTAAATCCGCAGAAGCTTTGCGTCCAACCGCTAAGGAACTTCCCAAGTTAAGCTTTGATGCTCAGTTAGGACAATATAATAGTCCGAAGTTTGACCAGTCGTTTGCTATTTCACAGAGTATCCCTTTTCCCACCTTATTTAAAGCCAGAAAAGAACTCATTAATGAAAATATTAAGAGTAGACAGATTGATAAAGAGGTCACTATCAATGAACTGGTAAAAGATGTCCGTACTTACTATTATCAGATTGAATATCTTCAGTATAATAAAGAAAAGCTGACTAATCTTGCCGGTTTTTATGATGAATTTATCAGGATTGCAACCGTAAGATTCAAAGCAGGAGATATTAAGAAGATTGAGATCAACACCGCGGAAACTCAGAAAGGAGAAATTGATCTGTTATTGAGACAGAACGAAGTGTACTTAAATAATGCTTATAAAAATTTAAAAACACTTTTAAATACTTCAGAAAATCTGGAAGTGCCATTCAATACCAATTATCAACCTTTGAAGGCTGAGAATGTTTTGGATAGCAGTGTTGTTGCTAATAACCCCACCGTTAAAGCCTTTTATCATGAAATGGAAATTGCGGAGAAGAATAAAAAGGTTGAAAAAGCTACAGGATTGCCGGATTTTAGTTTAGGATATACCAATCAGTCACTGATCGGTTTTCATACGATCAATGGTCAGG from Chryseobacterium indologenes encodes the following:
- a CDS encoding helix-turn-helix domain-containing protein, whose product is MEKKIPNYKRIYTDIILEKYPEKFETCRTILNKNFLSALDVIKLNKMIFGFEDVRVKEFNQKHRSYDELTILEILKFQKENGYNNSQTAIQFKISRNSLAKWKKIFPLQ
- a CDS encoding DUF6660 family protein, translating into MNLLRWILAIYFMALSLMPCEDVSHPLNSGNKGISLSISETHSTDKGDICSPLCACSCCQMTVSAFKMDPLLELPEQVPAYFSKKILFHKNDFAYQVYDPIWQPPKI
- a CDS encoding SusC/RagA family TonB-linked outer membrane protein; protein product: MINKSLFNSKVWIPPVAVFFLGIVSVGAQNSNPKKDTLKEKEIDEVVVVAYGKAKRNSYTGSVATISSDKINNRPVTNVTKALEGQVPGIQVTGASGQPGAVSTIRIRGVGSVGASSEPLYVVDGIPFDGNINAISPNDIESISVLKDATASALYGSRGANGIIIITTKSGKKGEARVNLNISQGFSGRAVKDYEQVNTDQYFQLYWEAMRNGYQSGSISAQQAGQMATDNIISNLGINPYGANYPKPIGTDGKLLPGAKALWNDDWRDILQRVASRNQVDLDISGGSEKSNYFFSLGYLDDKGMAIESGFKRYNTRLKLNSEVKSWLNVGVNLSYTNSIQQAPTSSDSKSSNIIQAARAIPSFYPYYERNPDGSYVLDAEGNKVYDFGRYRPTAALQNQNQAASLPLDKNENKIDNFSGKGFMEFTFIPELKFRSSFSVDVVSYNEHYYTNPLLGQGKETGGSVSKSNSRTLSYTTSNILTYDKRFGKHHINVLGGQEFYKYDYQIISGSRQGFSLPNYYEPDAASLLVSFGGKSDRLSLLSFLGKVEYDFDNKYFLSASTRADSSSRFAKDNRWGTFWSVGGSWKLSSEEFIRNLDFFNLLTLRASYGGQGNDKLQKPNGSALYYAYQELYRDFPLAGEPGKTLEKVGTPNLIWETNLNLNVGLEFAILNNRIKGNVEYFERKSKDLLFNVPVAPSLGISDYPANVGTIKNTGFEFSLFTTPIKTSDFQWNVDINLSTLNNKITKLPGGPLVVGTTKQLNLGGSVYDFYLQEWAGVDPSNGKPLWKTITKDANGNMVEGTTSEYAKATKILQGSALPKLTGGVSTSITYKDFDFSALLTFKIGGKILDTDYASILHSGNLGGRAWGTEMLNRWTPENPYTDVPALSTKTNNWTSQSTRFLYSGTYARLKNVSLGYTLPADYFETIGLKKFRIYVQAENLLTFYKHKGMDPEQALDGTTYYRYPAMRTITFGLQATF
- a CDS encoding CusA/CzcA family heavy metal efflux RND transporter, which translates into the protein MLDKIIKFSIKNKAVIGIMTLVLVIWGTWSATKLPIDAVPDITNNQVQIITSCPTLAGQEVEQLVTFPIEQSIANVPDIQETRSISRFGLSVITVVFKENVDVYFARQLINEQLKNAVEEIPKGVGTPELAPVSTGLGEVYQYILHPKKGSEKKYNAKELRTMQDWIVRRQLNGTPGVAEINSFGGELKQYEVAIDPNRLKAMGTSITEIFTALEKNNQNTGGAYIDKKPNAYFIRGIGLVTSLEDIKNIAVKNETGSVPIFIKDVADVRLGSAVRYGALTYDGKVDAVGGVVMMLKGANSNEVVNNIKAKIPTIQKSLPDDVVIEPFLDRTDLVGRAISTVEKNLIEGALIVIFVLVVFLGNLRAGLIVASAIPLSLLFALGMMNVFGVSANLMSLGAIDFGLIVDGAVIIVEATLHHLGVRKSMRTLTQSEMDEEVFLSASKIRSSAAFGEIIILIVYIPILTLAGVEGKMFTPMAKTVGFAILGALILSLTYIPMMSALFLSKKVSHKETFSDKMMNYLQKIYQPLLQKAIKVKYIVVSVTVAVFVIAAFVFKNMGGEFIPQLQEGDFAFHCILPQGSSLSQSIETSMQASRIIKQFDEVKMVVGKTGSAEVPTDPMPPEATDMIVVLKPQSEWKTKKSYNELADEISEKLETIPGVFFEKNQPIQMRFNELMTGVRQDVAVKIFGENLDSLAVYADKVGKIIQTVDGATAPQIERVSGLPQINVQYDRTRIANYGLNIEDVNNAVSTAFAGKAAGQVFENERRFDLVVRLDSLHRTDISDVNNLMITSATGAQIPLSQVANVNYKLGPAQISREQGKRRIVIGFNVKGRDVESVVKDIQTKLDKVKLPSGYYFTYGGQFENLQEASKRLMIAVPVSLLLIFMLLYFTFKSFKQAALIFTAIPMSAIGGVFALLVRDMPFSISAGIGFIALFGVAVLNGIVLIGTFNQLEKEGEADILKRVFEGTKTRLRPVLMTATVASLGFLPMAISTGAGAEVQKPLATVVIGGLVTATFLTLFVLPMLYIIFNTKILKRKNNNPQSFTLILVLGLMMLGQNFNAQSRPISAEEAVQMAINNNLTLQSKELSIKSAEALRPTAKELPKLSFDAQLGQYNSPKFDQSFAISQSIPFPTLFKARKELINENIKSRQIDKEVTINELVKDVRTYYYQIEYLQYNKEKLTNLAGFYDEFIRIATVRFKAGDIKKIEINTAETQKGEIDLLLRQNEVYLNNAYKNLKTLLNTSENLEVPFNTNYQPLKAENVLDSSVVANNPTVKAFYHEMEIAEKNKKVEKATGLPDFSLGYTNQSLIGFHTINGQENFYDSGKRFQSATVGVSIPLTFGATKARMQALEYDKQVAETNARMQKKQLTAQLENAFNQYQQDIQQYDYYTNQALPNAEKIVKAAQLGYKTGEISYVEYLFALQTATNIQLKYLESIQQVNQAVVIINSIINK
- a CDS encoding RagB/SusD family nutrient uptake outer membrane protein is translated as MKNFKYLSFALIGLWSLTSCESEMDTAPTDQANSVEVFKTAESAETVINGTWAKFNNDGTTFANIGYSTVLRASDAMGSDVAVLTNKYGFSSTYDFTEMVNNTVGRPLFIWTMLYSTINNMNNVIAKIDASEGSQAKKDQVKGQAKALRAFCYLNIASFYQFSYLKDKSALVAPIYTEPSTTGSAPKKKSSLEDVYTLIKNDLTDADNLLKNYTRNNKDKINRNVVNGILARVYLNTGEWSKAAAAAKTAREGFALMTPEKYKEGFNDINNGEWIWGHAQTQEMSDASYAFHYLDVSSSGSYYYSFMADPYFKKLFDSNDIRSQLFSWDGLPGREGLLRYAKFKFKSTLIADIVYMRAAEMYLIEAESEARNGNVTQAVTVLNQLRAARNADAYTGSLAQNDVVKEILIERRKELFGEGFSLSDIIRTQGTVERKPFTDAEGKPIKVQVTTPNGTVKTVDGKGHTVFDLPNKTPFVPNSPYYLFSIPLKEIENNPNL